In Desulfobulbus oralis, one DNA window encodes the following:
- a CDS encoding TonB-dependent receptor produces the protein MRHHIFGGILSFFLLFESAHAAESQLQPADTYMLETITVTATKREQTLREIAGSVSTASDIDLENQGAETLQDATKIFPNVHMKSTSSGNEIVIRGMSTWDTALQSPAGLYVDGVPYPLSYMQNIYLHEIESVEVMRGPQGTLYGRNSESGVINLVRRTPDNWLRGSLFTELGSHDTLRLGASAAGPLIEDKIYFSGSYLRHQTDGFVLNEYKQKDQAARHKADSGRVVLRLTPTDALDVRMSLDATHSDDGIGSMRLSTGPYRSGRYKIRSDAPDEASSDLVIPAFTITHTGEYVRTTSITSYLDYKYKMLSDLDRTPLPQGESEININQCNISEELRFSSVGKQRLSWVAGLFAGKTPMTTNVNRILRQSAATTYLHTDYTETTGALFGQGTYAITDVFRLTAGLRTEYTNLDGEQTYKTTAGNRMYEKDFDYTEFLPMVSTSLDVTDNLTTYASWSQGYLPGGFNVFSYSSKDTFYYNPEYSTNYEIGLKTQWMDNKLQANVSAFYSDIRDKQVREEVPSAGIGTWKFTNSAKAHTSGIELEVRLYPLEGWELRSGVGYARSEIDDWMVSTPSGGIKNYSGNRLTWAPELTYHLGVGYIHPSGFFAQTEYLGSGKQYFDAENTLSDPGYNTVNLQFGYRGENLTVAIWGKNIFDTHYITKKLVANGNKIEEDGNPFSFGTTVSWSF, from the coding sequence ATGCGACACCATATTTTTGGAGGGATCCTAAGTTTTTTTCTTCTATTCGAAAGCGCCCATGCGGCAGAATCACAGCTGCAACCCGCTGATACCTACATGCTGGAAACGATCACCGTTACCGCTACTAAGCGTGAACAGACGCTCCGGGAGATTGCAGGCAGCGTCTCCACAGCTTCGGATATCGATCTGGAAAATCAGGGGGCTGAAACCCTGCAGGACGCCACAAAAATATTTCCCAACGTCCACATGAAAAGCACCAGTTCCGGTAACGAAATTGTCATTCGCGGCATGTCCACCTGGGATACGGCATTGCAGTCTCCTGCGGGGCTTTATGTGGATGGGGTCCCGTATCCCTTGTCATACATGCAAAACATTTATCTCCATGAAATAGAAAGCGTTGAGGTAATGCGTGGTCCGCAGGGGACGCTTTATGGCAGGAACAGCGAGTCAGGAGTAATCAACTTGGTACGGCGTACACCGGACAATTGGTTGCGAGGTTCGCTTTTTACGGAATTAGGAAGTCATGACACTTTGCGTCTGGGAGCTTCCGCGGCCGGACCATTGATTGAAGACAAAATATACTTTTCAGGAAGCTATCTTCGCCATCAAACGGATGGCTTTGTCCTCAACGAATATAAACAGAAAGATCAGGCGGCACGGCACAAGGCTGATTCGGGACGAGTGGTGTTACGACTCACCCCTACGGATGCGTTGGATGTACGCATGTCATTGGATGCCACACACAGTGACGATGGTATAGGCAGTATGCGCCTGTCCACCGGCCCATACCGTAGCGGACGGTATAAAATTCGCTCCGACGCCCCAGACGAAGCTTCGTCTGATCTTGTGATTCCTGCGTTCACCATCACACATACTGGAGAGTATGTTAGAACGACATCAATAACCAGTTATTTAGATTATAAATACAAGATGTTGTCTGATCTCGACAGAACGCCTTTGCCTCAAGGCGAGTCCGAGATAAACATTAATCAATGCAATATCTCGGAAGAGCTGCGCTTTTCTTCCGTAGGTAAGCAGAGGCTTTCTTGGGTAGCTGGGCTCTTTGCGGGAAAAACTCCCATGACTACGAATGTAAACCGGATTCTCCGACAGTCCGCCGCAACCACATATCTGCATACAGACTACACGGAAACAACTGGAGCACTTTTCGGGCAGGGCACCTATGCCATTACGGACGTTTTTCGGTTGACCGCAGGCCTACGAACTGAATATACCAACTTAGACGGTGAACAAACATATAAAACCACTGCAGGGAATCGTATGTATGAAAAAGATTTTGATTATACTGAATTCCTTCCTATGGTTTCAACCTCTCTCGATGTTACAGACAATCTGACTACGTATGCATCATGGTCTCAAGGCTATCTACCAGGAGGATTTAATGTTTTTTCATACAGTTCAAAAGATACATTTTATTATAATCCTGAATACAGCACAAATTACGAAATTGGGTTGAAAACGCAATGGATGGATAACAAATTACAAGCCAATGTTTCCGCTTTTTATTCTGACATCAGAGACAAACAGGTTCGGGAAGAAGTTCCATCTGCAGGCATCGGTACATGGAAATTCACAAATTCTGCAAAGGCTCATACCTCAGGCATTGAGCTAGAGGTCAGGTTGTACCCACTTGAGGGCTGGGAGTTGCGTAGTGGCGTTGGATATGCTCGTTCTGAAATTGACGACTGGATGGTGTCTACTCCAAGTGGTGGAATAAAAAACTACAGCGGCAATCGTCTGACTTGGGCACCAGAGCTCACTTATCACCTAGGTGTTGGTTATATACATCCATCCGGATTTTTCGCACAGACTGAATATCTCGGATCTGGGAAACAATATTTCGATGCTGAAAATACACTTAGCGATCCTGGATATAATACAGTAAATCTTCAATTCGGATACCGTGGAGAAAATCTTACCGTGGCTATTTGGGGGAAGAATATCTTTGATACACATTATATAACAAAGAAACTTGTGGCTAATGGTAACAAAATTGAGGAGGACGGCAATCCCTTCAGTTTCGGTACAACTGTTTCATGGAGTTTTTAG
- a CDS encoding class I SAM-dependent methyltransferase: MHDEKKIASEHSTSPDVSILTEWMLGSVRTALLDLAIELELPDILHKTGTLEGIAAHLGNPHAENLAHVLDAMAALGLASKKNGIYANSALAEMYLRKETNTYLGHLMRRLQAMQHRNLRNMKELLYFGPQPVKEDDRIDGKNLWKKSSRDMIAYQQGEVSRRLADMAVSLPEFWHFRHMLDLGCGPGIIGLSIMGRNTALRGAFCDLPPVLELARKEVEAAGMKERAEFYPGDYNQIDFGCGYDCIWAGQSLYFVKDLPAFMKKLLDALNPGGVFVSLHEGLNRERTAPEKVVISRLSLALEGQDVSFEEGRIAGLALEAGFASLERRTINMLFGENEVAILRKSGTLTEGAA, encoded by the coding sequence ATGCACGATGAAAAAAAAATTGCATCCGAACATTCTACGTCACCGGATGTTTCAATCCTCACAGAATGGATGCTCGGCTCAGTGCGCACAGCCTTGCTTGATCTGGCCATTGAGCTGGAATTACCCGATATTCTTCACAAGACGGGTACGCTGGAAGGTATAGCAGCACACCTCGGTAATCCGCATGCTGAAAATCTCGCTCATGTCCTTGATGCTATGGCAGCTCTCGGCCTTGCCTCAAAAAAGAATGGGATCTACGCCAATTCTGCACTTGCCGAAATGTATCTTCGCAAAGAAACCAATACCTACCTAGGCCACCTGATGCGTAGACTCCAGGCCATGCAGCACCGGAATCTCCGTAACATGAAGGAACTGCTCTATTTTGGGCCGCAGCCGGTAAAAGAAGATGATCGTATTGACGGAAAAAATCTGTGGAAAAAATCTAGCCGCGACATGATTGCTTACCAACAGGGCGAGGTATCGCGCAGACTGGCGGACATGGCGGTGTCGCTGCCAGAATTTTGGCATTTCCGCCATATGCTCGATCTTGGATGCGGACCAGGTATTATTGGTTTGTCTATCATGGGCCGTAATACAGCATTACGGGGAGCATTCTGCGATTTGCCGCCTGTACTGGAGTTGGCCCGAAAGGAGGTCGAGGCTGCGGGTATGAAAGAGCGTGCGGAGTTCTATCCCGGTGATTACAACCAGATCGACTTTGGATGTGGCTATGATTGCATATGGGCTGGACAGAGCCTGTATTTTGTGAAAGACCTCCCTGCATTCATGAAAAAGCTGCTGGACGCCCTGAACCCCGGTGGAGTCTTTGTCAGTCTGCACGAGGGACTGAATCGAGAGCGCACCGCCCCGGAGAAGGTGGTTATTTCCCGCCTCTCTCTGGCGTTGGAAGGCCAAGATGTTTCGTTCGAGGAGGGGCGCATAGCTGGGCTGGCACTTGAGGCTGGTTTCGCCTCTCTGGAACGGCGAACTATCAACATGCTTTTTGGTGAAAATGAAGTGGCAATCCTGCGTAAGTCCGGGACATTGACGGAAGGTGCGGCATGA
- a CDS encoding IS3 family transposase (programmed frameshift): MSTTRRRRFSAEFKAKIALEAIRGGQTIAELASRYELHPNLITSWKRQAMDNMAAAFAGASERKSKTSEAQIKELHAKIGQLTVERDFLANGLRALSLSCERRKKLVDPNHEQLSISRQCRLLALSRSGWYHRPTGESEENLRLMRLIDEQYLHTPWYGARQMMRHLRRAGYRVGRKRIRRLMGLMGLRAIYQKANTSRPHPHHRVFPYLLRGLQINRSGQVWTADISYIPMQRGFFYLVAVMDWASRKVLSWRLSNTLEADFCIEALEEALDRYGAPDIFNTDQGSQFTSDDFVGTLQAAGVRISMDGKGSWRDNVMIERLWRSLKYECVYLHAFADGRELRQGLKHWIDYYNSKRPHSSLDSRTPDEAYWQLPLPGYAGERELVLVA, translated from the exons ATGAGTACCACACGACGCAGACGCTTTTCAGCCGAGTTTAAGGCTAAGATTGCTCTGGAGGCGATTCGTGGCGGGCAGACCATTGCCGAACTGGCCAGCCGCTACGAACTCCATCCCAACCTGATCACCAGCTGGAAGCGTCAGGCCATGGACAATATGGCCGCTGCCTTTGCTGGCGCCAGCGAACGCAAAAGCAAGACCTCAGAGGCGCAGATCAAGGAGCTTCATGCCAAAATTGGCCAACTCACGGTGGAACGTGATTTTTTGGCCAATG GCCTTCGAGCGCTGTCGCTGAGCTGCGAGAGAAGGAAAAAACTGGTTGATCCAAACCATGAACAGCTCAGCATTTCCAGGCAATGCCGTTTGCTGGCCCTGTCACGCTCGGGCTGGTACCATCGCCCGACTGGAGAAAGCGAGGAGAACCTGCGCCTGATGCGACTCATCGACGAACAATATCTGCACACGCCCTGGTATGGAGCCCGGCAGATGATGCGTCATTTACGGCGTGCAGGCTATCGGGTTGGCCGTAAACGAATCCGCCGTCTGATGGGATTGATGGGCCTGAGAGCCATCTACCAGAAGGCCAACACTTCCAGACCGCATCCGCACCACAGGGTATTTCCCTATCTGTTGCGCGGCCTGCAGATCAATCGGTCCGGCCAGGTATGGACTGCGGATATCAGTTACATTCCAATGCAGCGCGGCTTTTTTTACCTGGTAGCCGTGATGGACTGGGCCAGCCGCAAGGTTTTGTCCTGGCGTTTGTCCAACACTCTGGAGGCTGATTTTTGTATTGAGGCGCTTGAAGAAGCCCTGGACCGTTATGGCGCGCCAGATATTTTTAATACGGATCAGGGCAGCCAGTTTACGAGCGATGACTTCGTTGGCACCCTGCAGGCTGCCGGAGTTCGCATTTCCATGGACGGCAAGGGAAGCTGGCGCGACAATGTGATGATAGAGCGCTTGTGGCGTTCCCTGAAATACGAATGCGTGTATCTGCATGCCTTTGCTGACGGCAGGGAACTCAGGCAAGGGTTGAAACATTGGATTGATTACTACAACAGCAAACGTCCTCATTCCTCGCTGGACAGCCGTACCCCGGATGAGGCATATTGGCAACTTCCTCTGCCCGGCTATGCCGGAGAGCGGGAACTTGTCTTGGTGGCTTAA